One Capra hircus breed San Clemente chromosome 29, ASM170441v1, whole genome shotgun sequence genomic region harbors:
- the ST14 gene encoding suppressor of tumorigenicity 14 protein isoform X1 has product MKSERARRGAGGSGALGAGLKYTSRPENMNGCEEGVEFLPANNSRKVEKGGPRRWVVLVAVLAAFLALSLLAGLLAWRFQDRNVRVQKIFNGYLSVRNENFLDAYENSNSTEFANLAKKVKEALKFLYSGIPVLGPYYKTSTVTAFSEGSVIAYYWSEFDIPKHLVKEAEQAMAEKRMVTVPPRARSMSSFVMTSVVAFPSDPRIIQNTRDNSCSFALHAQGSEPTRFSTPGFPDSPYPSHARCQWTLRGDADSVLSLTFRSFDVATCDERGSDLVTVYDTLSPVEPRAVVQLCGTYPPSYNLTFLSSQNVLLITLVTSTERRHPGFEAVFFQLPRMSSCGGYLRAAQGTFNSPYYPGHYPPNVNCTWHIEVPNNKNVKVRFKAFFLQEPNVPVGSCTKDYVEINGEKYCGERPQFVTSSRSNKITVHFHSDQSYTDTGFLAEFLSFDAHDPCPGSFMCNTGRCIRKELRCDGWADCTDYSDELNCKCNATYQFTCRDKFCKPLFWVCDSVRDCEDGSDEEGCSECGRDRGGGRCPAPRGLAAGPRAPAESLCSPGCPPSTFKCDNGKCLPQSQQCDRKDDCGDGSDEAKCQDVKAVTCTEHTYRCLNGLCVDKSNPQCDGNEDCTDGSDEKDCDCGRRSFTRQSRVVGGENSDQGEWPWQVSLHALGQGHLCGASLISPSWMVSAAHCFVDDRGFRYSEHSMWTAFLGLHDQSKRNAPGVQERGLQRIIKHPFFNDFTFDYDIALLQLDRPVEYSATIRPICLPAADHTFPAGKAIWVTGWGHTQEAGQGAMILQKGEIRVINQTTCEHLLPQQITPRMICVGYLSGGVDACQGDSGGPLSSPEADGRMFQAGVVSWGEGCAQRNKPGVYTRLPVFRDWIKAQIGV; this is encoded by the exons AATATGAATGGCTGTGAGGAAGGCGTGGAGTTCTTGCCGGCCAACAACAGCAGGAAGGTGGAGAAGGGCGGCCCGCGGCGGTGGGTGGTGCTGGTGGCCGTGCTGGCTGCCTTCCTGGCGCTGTCCCTCCTGGCGGGGCTCCTGGCATGGCGCTTCCAGG ACCGGAATGTGCGAGTCCAGAAGATCTTCAACGGCTACCTGAGTGTCCGGAACGAGAACTTCCTGGATGCCTACGAGAACTCCAACTCCACTGAGTTTGCAAACCTGGCCAAGAAGGTGAAGGAGGCG ctGAAGTTCTTATACAGCGGGATCCCGGTCCTGGGCCCCTACTACAAGACATCGACTGTGACCGCCTTCAG CGAGGGCAGCGTCATTGCCTACTACTGGTCAGAGTTCGACATCCCCAAGCACCtggtgaaggaagctgagcaggcCATGGCGGAGAAGCGCATGGTCACAGTGCCGCCCCGAGCCCGTTCCATGAGCTCCTTCGTGATGACCTCGGTGGTGGCCTTCC CCAGTGACCCCAGAATAATACAGAACACCCGGGACA ACAGCTGCAGCTTTGCCCTGCACGCCCAGGGCAGCGAGCCCACCCGCTTCAGCACACCCGGCTTCCCCGACAGCCCCTACCCATCTCACGCCCGCTGCCAGTGGACGCTGCGGGGGGACGCTGACTCTGTGCTGAGCCTCACCTTCCGCAGCTTCGATGTTGCCACCTGTGATGAACGTGGCAGTGACCTGGTCACGGTGTATGACACCCTGAGCCCCGTGGAACCCCGAGCCGTGGTGCA GCTGTGTGGGACCTACCCTCCCTCCTACAACCtgaccttcctctcctcccagaaCGTCCTGCTCATCACGCTGGTGACCAGCACCGAGCGCAGGCACCCCGGCTTCGAGGCTGTGTTCTTCCAGCTGCCCCGGATGAGCA GCTGTGGAGGCTACTTGCGGGCAGCCCAGGGGACATTTAACAGCCCCTACTATCCAGGCCACTACCCACCCAATGTCAACTGTACCTGGCACATTGAG GTGCCTAACAACAAAAATGTGAAGGTGCGCTTCAAAGCCTTCTTCCTGCAGGAGCCCAACGTCCCTGTGGGCTCCTGCACCAAGGACTACGTGGAGATCAACGGGGAGAA GTACTGTGGAGAGAGGCCACAGTTTGTCACCAGCAGCAGGAGCAACAAGATCACTGTCCACTTCCACTCGGACCAGTCCTACACTGACACCGGATTCCTGGCGGAGTTCCTGTCCTTCGATGCCCATGACC CGTGCCCGGGCAGTTTCATGTGTAACACGGGGCGGTGTATCCGGAAGGAACTTCGCTGTGACGGCTGGGCCGACTGCACTGACTACAGTGATGAGCTCAACTGCA AGTGCAATGCCACCTACCAGTTCACGTGCAGGGACAAGTTCTGCAAGCCCCTGTTCTGGGTCTGTGACTCCGTGAGGGACTGTGAGGATGGCAGCGATGAGGAGGGCTGCAGTGAGTGTGGCCGGGATCGGGGCGGGGGTCGCTGCCCAGCTCCCCGTGGCCTCGCTGCTGGCCCTCGAGCCCCTGCTGAATCCTTGTGCTCCCCAGGCTGCCCGCCCAGTACCTTCAAGTGCGACAACGGGAAGTGCCTCCCGCAGAGCCAGCAGTGTGACAGGAAGGACGACTGTGGCGACGGGTCCGATGAGGCCAAGTGCCAAGACG TGAAAGCCGTCACCTGCACGGAACACACCTACCGCTGCCTCAACGGACTCTGTGTGGACAAGAGCAACCCCCAGTGTGACGGGAACGAGGACTGTACTGATGGCTCGGATGAGAAGGactgtg actgTGGGCGGCGGTCATTCACCAGGCAGTCCCGGGTCGTCGGAGGTGAGAATTCGGACCAAGGCGAGTGGCCCTGGcaggtgagcctccacgccctgGGCCAGGGCCACTTGTGCGGGGCCTCTCTCATCTCCCCCAGCTGGATGGTATCCGCCGCACACTGCTTTGTCGACGACAGAGGATTCAG GTACTCGGAGCACAGCATGTGGACGGCCTTCCTGGGCCTGCATGACCAGAGCAAGCGCAACGCCCCGGGGGTGCAGGAGCGTGGGCTGCAGCGGATCATCAAGCACCCGTTTTTCAACGACTTCACCTTCGACTACGACATTGCGCTGCTGCAGCTGGACCGGCCGGTGGAGTACAGCGCCACCATCCGGCCCATCTGCCTGCCCGCGGCCGACCACACCTTCCCCGCCGGCAAGGCCATCTGGGTCACTGGCTGGGGCCACACGCAGGAGGCAG GCCAGGGAGCTATGATCCTGCAGAAGGGCGAGATCCGGGTCATCAACCAGACGACTTGCGAGCACCTGCTGCCGCAGCAGATCACCCCACGCATGATTTGCGTGGGCTACCTCAGCGGTGGCGTGGACGCCTGCCAG GGCGACTCCGGAGGCCCCCTGTCCAGCCCGGAGGCGGATGGGCGGATGTTTCAGGCCGGCGTGGTGAGCTGGGGCGAGGGCTGCGCGCAGAGGAACAAACCCGGCGTGTACACGAGGCTCCCTGTGTTCCGGGACTGGATTAAAGCGCAGATCGGGGTATAG
- the ST14 gene encoding suppressor of tumorigenicity 14 protein isoform X2 codes for MKSERARRGAGGSGALGAGLKYTSRPENMNGCEEGVEFLPANNSRKVEKGGPRRWVVLVAVLAAFLALSLLAGLLAWRFQDRNVRVQKIFNGYLSVRNENFLDAYENSNSTEFANLAKKVKEALKFLYSGIPVLGPYYKTSTVTAFSEGSVIAYYWSEFDIPKHLVKEAEQAMAEKRMVTVPPRARSMSSFVMTSVVAFPSDPRIIQNTRDNSCSFALHAQGSEPTRFSTPGFPDSPYPSHARCQWTLRGDADSVLSLTFRSFDVATCDERGSDLVTVYDTLSPVEPRAVVQLCGTYPPSYNLTFLSSQNVLLITLVTSTERRHPGFEAVFFQLPRMSSCGGYLRAAQGTFNSPYYPGHYPPNVNCTWHIEVPNNKNVKVRFKAFFLQEPNVPVGSCTKDYVEINGEKYCGERPQFVTSSRSNKITVHFHSDQSYTDTGFLAEFLSFDAHDPCPGSFMCNTGRCIRKELRCDGWADCTDYSDELNCKCNATYQFTCRDKFCKPLFWVCDSVRDCEDGSDEEGCSCPPSTFKCDNGKCLPQSQQCDRKDDCGDGSDEAKCQDVKAVTCTEHTYRCLNGLCVDKSNPQCDGNEDCTDGSDEKDCDCGRRSFTRQSRVVGGENSDQGEWPWQVSLHALGQGHLCGASLISPSWMVSAAHCFVDDRGFRYSEHSMWTAFLGLHDQSKRNAPGVQERGLQRIIKHPFFNDFTFDYDIALLQLDRPVEYSATIRPICLPAADHTFPAGKAIWVTGWGHTQEAGQGAMILQKGEIRVINQTTCEHLLPQQITPRMICVGYLSGGVDACQGDSGGPLSSPEADGRMFQAGVVSWGEGCAQRNKPGVYTRLPVFRDWIKAQIGV; via the exons AATATGAATGGCTGTGAGGAAGGCGTGGAGTTCTTGCCGGCCAACAACAGCAGGAAGGTGGAGAAGGGCGGCCCGCGGCGGTGGGTGGTGCTGGTGGCCGTGCTGGCTGCCTTCCTGGCGCTGTCCCTCCTGGCGGGGCTCCTGGCATGGCGCTTCCAGG ACCGGAATGTGCGAGTCCAGAAGATCTTCAACGGCTACCTGAGTGTCCGGAACGAGAACTTCCTGGATGCCTACGAGAACTCCAACTCCACTGAGTTTGCAAACCTGGCCAAGAAGGTGAAGGAGGCG ctGAAGTTCTTATACAGCGGGATCCCGGTCCTGGGCCCCTACTACAAGACATCGACTGTGACCGCCTTCAG CGAGGGCAGCGTCATTGCCTACTACTGGTCAGAGTTCGACATCCCCAAGCACCtggtgaaggaagctgagcaggcCATGGCGGAGAAGCGCATGGTCACAGTGCCGCCCCGAGCCCGTTCCATGAGCTCCTTCGTGATGACCTCGGTGGTGGCCTTCC CCAGTGACCCCAGAATAATACAGAACACCCGGGACA ACAGCTGCAGCTTTGCCCTGCACGCCCAGGGCAGCGAGCCCACCCGCTTCAGCACACCCGGCTTCCCCGACAGCCCCTACCCATCTCACGCCCGCTGCCAGTGGACGCTGCGGGGGGACGCTGACTCTGTGCTGAGCCTCACCTTCCGCAGCTTCGATGTTGCCACCTGTGATGAACGTGGCAGTGACCTGGTCACGGTGTATGACACCCTGAGCCCCGTGGAACCCCGAGCCGTGGTGCA GCTGTGTGGGACCTACCCTCCCTCCTACAACCtgaccttcctctcctcccagaaCGTCCTGCTCATCACGCTGGTGACCAGCACCGAGCGCAGGCACCCCGGCTTCGAGGCTGTGTTCTTCCAGCTGCCCCGGATGAGCA GCTGTGGAGGCTACTTGCGGGCAGCCCAGGGGACATTTAACAGCCCCTACTATCCAGGCCACTACCCACCCAATGTCAACTGTACCTGGCACATTGAG GTGCCTAACAACAAAAATGTGAAGGTGCGCTTCAAAGCCTTCTTCCTGCAGGAGCCCAACGTCCCTGTGGGCTCCTGCACCAAGGACTACGTGGAGATCAACGGGGAGAA GTACTGTGGAGAGAGGCCACAGTTTGTCACCAGCAGCAGGAGCAACAAGATCACTGTCCACTTCCACTCGGACCAGTCCTACACTGACACCGGATTCCTGGCGGAGTTCCTGTCCTTCGATGCCCATGACC CGTGCCCGGGCAGTTTCATGTGTAACACGGGGCGGTGTATCCGGAAGGAACTTCGCTGTGACGGCTGGGCCGACTGCACTGACTACAGTGATGAGCTCAACTGCA AGTGCAATGCCACCTACCAGTTCACGTGCAGGGACAAGTTCTGCAAGCCCCTGTTCTGGGTCTGTGACTCCGTGAGGGACTGTGAGGATGGCAGCGATGAGGAGGGCTGCA GCTGCCCGCCCAGTACCTTCAAGTGCGACAACGGGAAGTGCCTCCCGCAGAGCCAGCAGTGTGACAGGAAGGACGACTGTGGCGACGGGTCCGATGAGGCCAAGTGCCAAGACG TGAAAGCCGTCACCTGCACGGAACACACCTACCGCTGCCTCAACGGACTCTGTGTGGACAAGAGCAACCCCCAGTGTGACGGGAACGAGGACTGTACTGATGGCTCGGATGAGAAGGactgtg actgTGGGCGGCGGTCATTCACCAGGCAGTCCCGGGTCGTCGGAGGTGAGAATTCGGACCAAGGCGAGTGGCCCTGGcaggtgagcctccacgccctgGGCCAGGGCCACTTGTGCGGGGCCTCTCTCATCTCCCCCAGCTGGATGGTATCCGCCGCACACTGCTTTGTCGACGACAGAGGATTCAG GTACTCGGAGCACAGCATGTGGACGGCCTTCCTGGGCCTGCATGACCAGAGCAAGCGCAACGCCCCGGGGGTGCAGGAGCGTGGGCTGCAGCGGATCATCAAGCACCCGTTTTTCAACGACTTCACCTTCGACTACGACATTGCGCTGCTGCAGCTGGACCGGCCGGTGGAGTACAGCGCCACCATCCGGCCCATCTGCCTGCCCGCGGCCGACCACACCTTCCCCGCCGGCAAGGCCATCTGGGTCACTGGCTGGGGCCACACGCAGGAGGCAG GCCAGGGAGCTATGATCCTGCAGAAGGGCGAGATCCGGGTCATCAACCAGACGACTTGCGAGCACCTGCTGCCGCAGCAGATCACCCCACGCATGATTTGCGTGGGCTACCTCAGCGGTGGCGTGGACGCCTGCCAG GGCGACTCCGGAGGCCCCCTGTCCAGCCCGGAGGCGGATGGGCGGATGTTTCAGGCCGGCGTGGTGAGCTGGGGCGAGGGCTGCGCGCAGAGGAACAAACCCGGCGTGTACACGAGGCTCCCTGTGTTCCGGGACTGGATTAAAGCGCAGATCGGGGTATAG